The Cytobacillus oceanisediminis genomic interval TTCCATTCCAGGCAGATCTTCATAAGGGAATGCATGTGTGACAACCCCGATAAATCCTTCAGCAGCATCACCGGCAATTGGAAGCAAGCCTTCACCGGCAGCCCAGTTTAAACCGATGAATTGTGTATCAAGGCCAAGCTTTTTAGCATCTTTTAGAATCGTTGCGGTTGCACCCCAAGTTTGGTTGATAATCGCATAATCAGGATTTTTCTTTTCCATGTTCAGTAATTGGGAGGTTGCATCAAGTGTTTTCAGGTCAACTATTTGCTCATCAACAATTTCGATGCCATTTTCCTTTGCATAATTTTTGGCATCTTCAATTGGGGATTTTCCAAAAGCCGTATCGTTGTAAATTAATGCTACAGTAGGTGTGCCGCCAGTGTGATTGTCTTTTATCCATTTCAGTACGGATCTTGCCTGGTCGGAGTATGAAGCCGCGGCCAGGAAGTTATATGGGCTTTCATCAATATTTTTTAGATTCTCTGAGTATGAAGCCGAAATGAATGGGAGTTTGTCAGCTGCCACCTGCTGGCGAAGGGCTTCTGTATCACCTGTGCCCCATCCTAAAATAGCCGATACTTTATCTTTTGATTTTAATTTCTGATAAAGTTTTTGAGCTTCAGGAATTTTATAAGCATAATCATCACCGATTAATTCGAGCTTATAACCATTGATCTCCTCACCTGCAATGGATTCAAAAAATGCTTTTTCACCCTCTGCATATGGTGTTCCTACATCACCGGTACCGCCCGTAAGGTCAAAGATACCGCCGATTTTGACAGTGCCTTTCTTGTCACCCGATGCTTCCTCGCTGCCTCCTGAACAGCCAGCCAGCATTCCAGCCATTAATGTTGCTGCCAATAAACCTTTCCAAACCTTCTTCATAATGTTCCCCCTCATTTTTTCCTCTTTTTTTATAAAAATTTGAAAGTTTTACTTTCAAAATTTTCAGAAATTATTACCCGGGAATTAATAAGAAAACGGCCACAGTTTAAAATAATCTTTAATATTTTTCCATATTTTCGCGAGTCCCTGCGGTTCATAAATCAGGAATAAGATGATCACGAGGCCAAATACTACCTCTTTCATTCCTATTAAGACTGCAGACAAGTCTGGAAAAACACCGCTCATCATTTCTACACCTGATCTTAGAACAACTGGCAGCAATGTAATGAAAACAGCTCCGTAAATCGACCCGAATACACTCCCTAATCCGCCGACCAGTATGATTGCCAAGTATTCGATGGACACTGTAATGCTGTAAAGTTCGGGACTTACAACCATGGTATAGTGGCCCAGTAAAGCTCCAGCGATGCCTACGAAGAAGGAACTCACAATAAATGCCAATACTTTATACTTAAACAAATCGATTCCCATCACTTCTGCTGCCACATCACGGTCACGTACTGCTATGAATGCCCTGCCGACCCGCGACCGGAAGAGGTTCAGGGTGAAGATGGCCGTAATAATCAGCACTACAAACATCAAATAATAATAGCTCCGCTCACTGTAAAAGACAAAACTGCCAAGTTCAGGCCTTGAAAGGACCATTCCGGCTGTTCCTCCAGTCAGCGCATCCCAGCGGGAAATAACAAACAAAATGATTACCTGTGCTGCCAGTGTCGCAATGGCTAAATATAATCCTTTTAGCCTTAAGGAAGGCAATCCGAATAGTCCGCCTACAATC includes:
- a CDS encoding ABC transporter substrate-binding protein; protein product: MKKVWKGLLAATLMAGMLAGCSGGSEEASGDKKGTVKIGGIFDLTGGTGDVGTPYAEGEKAFFESIAGEEINGYKLELIGDDYAYKIPEAQKLYQKLKSKDKVSAILGWGTGDTEALRQQVAADKLPFISASYSENLKNIDESPYNFLAAASYSDQARSVLKWIKDNHTGGTPTVALIYNDTAFGKSPIEDAKNYAKENGIEIVDEQIVDLKTLDATSQLLNMEKKNPDYAIINQTWGATATILKDAKKLGLDTQFIGLNWAAGEGLLPIAGDAAEGFIGVVTHAFPYEDLPGMEEIKKFVESKGEKLEDKNQKFIQGWVSAKIMVEGLKLAEDPTSGEGIRAGLEKISNLDLGGLAAPVTFSPDNHAGTNQIRLAEVKNGQFEVFTDYIGY
- a CDS encoding branched-chain amino acid ABC transporter permease; the encoded protein is MRNPFVMDCGEFHVNYKQDMAIWKISRVRMRVFILLAIFAVFPMFASDYIIGLATLCGIAAIGAIGLNILTGFTGQISIGVGAFLGVGGYTSAILTAKLGLSFWIAMPTAGIVTAIVGGLFGLPSLRLKGLYLAIATLAAQVIILFVISRWDALTGGTAGMVLSRPELGSFVFYSERSYYYLMFVVLIITAIFTLNLFRSRVGRAFIAVRDRDVAAEVMGIDLFKYKVLAFIVSSFFVGIAGALLGHYTMVVSPELYSITVSIEYLAIILVGGLGSVFGSIYGAVFITLLPVVLRSGVEMMSGVFPDLSAVLIGMKEVVFGLVIILFLIYEPQGLAKIWKNIKDYFKLWPFSY